The Xanthocytophaga agilis region TTTCGATTGGGAGATTGCCAGTAAAAACAAGACAGGAAGCCTCTATTGTTGTAGATAAAGTGATCGGATATGCACAGAATCCGAAAGCACTAGGCAACTGGAGACAAAAGATTGCATTTGTGGCAGACGATGGAGATGCCAATACACATCAACTGGATGCAAATCGATTAGCAACATTAGTAGAAACAACACATCCTACCTATGCATCTAAGAAAATCTTTCTGGATATGTATCCGCAAATTTCATACTCCAATGGACAACAATCACCTGAAGCTGTGACAGCCATTAATCAGGCAGTTAACAATGGGTGTCTGATTATGAACTATACAGGTCATGGTAGCGAAATAGGCTGGGCTCAGGAACAAATACTCAGCATTGGTCAAATTCAAGGGTGGAACAATAGTAATCATCTTCCATTATTTGTAACTGCTACCTGTGAGTTTGGACGATACGATAATCCTGAACGTGTTTCCGGAGCAGAACTTGTACTTTTGAATGCAAATGGAGGGGGAATAGGACTACTCACCACCACACGTCCTGTATTTTCCAGCTCTAATTATGCGATCAATCTGGCTTTTTACAACAGTGTATTTAATCCTGTTAATGGGGACATGCCACGACTAGGCGATATAATGCGATATACTAAAAACAATAGTCTAAGTGGCAGCGTAAATCGAAATTTTGCTTTATTAGGTGATCCTTCTATGCGGTTAGCCTATCCTTCTTTAAAAACAGTTTTGACAAAAATAAACAGCGAGCCTTTTATCAGTGGGAAAGATACCTTGAAAGCATTGGCTCATGTCACTATTGAGGGAGTAATAGAAGATGAATCAGGTATACCAATGGCCAACTTTAATGGGACCTTGCAAACTACTTTATTTGATAAGCCTACCACACGCACTACTCTAGGTACTGAAAGTACACGAATGACATTCAGTGAACAAGACAATGCCTTATTCAGAGGAAAGGGCGTCATTAATAATGGACAGTTTCAGATAAGTTTTGTTGTTCCAAAAGATATCAATTACCAGGTTGGTACAGGCGTACTAAGCATGTATGCAAAACAGTCTGAAGGCACACAGGATGCAGCTGGAGCGCAACAACTATTGGTAGGTGGCAGTCATACAGACCCAATAGCTGATAATACACCTCCTCAAATTAAGCTATTTATGAATGATACAACATTTATTTCAGGAGGTACAACAGGGTCTAACTCTATTTTTCTGGCTAAGCTAAATGATGAAAGTGGCATTACTATAAGTCAGACAGGTATAGGTCATGAGTTATTGGCGATACTAGATGACTCTGTAATGATCACGATGAATGATTACTTTACCTCTCTCACGGATACCTATCAGAAAGGTGAAATCCGTTATTCTTTCGAAAATCTTACACCAGGAAAGCATTCTATAACACTACGTGTCTGGGATACATACAACAACTCTTCTGAGGCAACGTTAGATTTTACTGTAGTTTCTGATGAGTTTCATATCTGGAACTTGCATAATTATCCGAATCCTGCAACAGAATCGACATATTTTGCGTTTGAACATAACCGTCCGGGCAATGACTTAGAGGTCATTATTTCAGTTTATTCCAGTACTGGCCAGATTATCAAAACATTACAAAAAAATATTTCTTCAGCTACTGCAAAAGTTAATACTATAGAATGGAACCTTACGTCTGGCTCTGAAAATAAATTAGTAGGTGGTGTATACTTTTATCAGGTAAGGGTGCGTTGTATAGCAGATTCAACCACCCTAGCACAAAAGATGATTATTGTACGATAAGGTCAATTTCATAAATTGTGCACGCAAAAATAAAAGGTTTCAAAAAAGACATTCGCTATTCCTTATTGAAAAATGCCAGATAAGGATTATTGGATCGGAAGATGTTTGAAATGTTTTCCAAAAATCTTTTATTTAAACCATCGCTTTTCTACTTATATTTACGCACTTTATTAAGAATCAATTTTTTATGATGCAAAATTATTCAAAACGCTTTCTGCTGGCTGCTTTAACTGCTTGTATTGTTGGCGTTAGTGAAGTAAAAAGCCAAACAAATCCGGTTACTTCTGCAGTTCCATTCCTGTTAATATCTCCTGATGCACGCGCTGCCGGAATGGGAGATGTAGGTGTGGCAACCTCTCCTGATGTGAATGCAACTTACTGGAACCCAGCGAAATTAGTGTTTGCAGAAAAAAAAGTGGGAGCAGCTCTAAGTTATACACCCTGGTTCCGTTCACTTCCAGGAGTAAATGACATGTGGTTAGGCTATCTCACAGGTTATTATCAAGTCAATAAAAATCAGGCTATAGGTATTGGATTGCAATACTCAAATCTTGGAAATATTAGCTTTACAGATATTAATGGTGTTGGTATTAGAGATTTTAGCCCAAGAGAATTTGCACTAGCGCCATCTTTTGCACAAAAGTTTTCAAAGAATTTCAGTGGAAGTATCACATTACGACTTATTTACTCGAATCTTTCTGGTAATATAGACTTGTCAGGTGGTGCCCAAGGTAAAGCAGGTGTAACAGTAGGTGGTGACATAGCTCTTTTCTATAATAAAGATCTAAATATAAGTGGGAAAGATTTTCATTGGGCATGGGGTGTAAATCTATCAAACCTAGGTCCTAAGATCTCTTACTCTACCAATAATGAACGTGAATTTATTGCTACCAATCTCAAATTTGGTACAGCATTAACATATAATATAGATCCATATAACAAGTTCACCCTTGCTGCCGATATTAATAAGTTGATGGTTCCTACAGCTAAAGGAGGAGCTAATGCTCGTCCGACAGGACCACTGATCTCAGGCATATTCGGATCATTTACAGATGCTCCTGGTGGATTTAGTGAGGAATTAAAAGAATATATTTGGTCTGTAGGTGCAGAATATTGGTATAACAATATATTTGCTGCACGGGCTGGATACTTTCATGAAAGTAAAGAAAAAGGATACCGTCAATACTATACATTTGGCTTAGGTGTACGTTA contains the following coding sequences:
- the porU gene encoding type IX secretion system sortase PorU codes for the protein MLATGIWYKIGITQSGIYKLTRSDLQKAGISTSIDPRNLHIYGNGGGMLPQANVVSRPTDLTEISIQVEGENDGKLDNTDYILFYGQGPHVMYYDSLTSRLSHRINIYSDTAYYFLTVSTIPGKRITTSPFVTGATQQVTTFDDYIFHEKELYNILGSGRTWWGEKFDAATTQSFTFDIPGIVSSKAARLEIAVMAQSTASSQFSIKSSDQSIGTLSMSPITSGTYDIKGTTNSGNFTFAPSGSSLPVTLTFERSTGVGYLDKIGIQSSRQLKLYGSQTAFRTFESFTNDKLQYHITEAGNTAKIWDISTIQQPSNINYSTQGSELVFEAIGRKWKEFVVFNPQASLLIPVSIQQIANQNIRASTTPQLLIITHPDFYLEAQRLAAFRTSHDGLTTLLVTPAQIYNEFSSGKQDISAIRDFIRFLYQQNTNLKYVLLFGDASYDYKNRLTGNTNYVPVYESIQSLHPIYSYSSDDFFGFMEENEGDWIENGSGDHTLEVSIGRLPVKTRQEASIVVDKVIGYAQNPKALGNWRQKIAFVADDGDANTHQLDANRLATLVETTHPTYASKKIFLDMYPQISYSNGQQSPEAVTAINQAVNNGCLIMNYTGHGSEIGWAQEQILSIGQIQGWNNSNHLPLFVTATCEFGRYDNPERVSGAELVLLNANGGGIGLLTTTRPVFSSSNYAINLAFYNSVFNPVNGDMPRLGDIMRYTKNNSLSGSVNRNFALLGDPSMRLAYPSLKTVLTKINSEPFISGKDTLKALAHVTIEGVIEDESGIPMANFNGTLQTTLFDKPTTRTTLGTESTRMTFSEQDNALFRGKGVINNGQFQISFVVPKDINYQVGTGVLSMYAKQSEGTQDAAGAQQLLVGGSHTDPIADNTPPQIKLFMNDTTFISGGTTGSNSIFLAKLNDESGITISQTGIGHELLAILDDSVMITMNDYFTSLTDTYQKGEIRYSFENLTPGKHSITLRVWDTYNNSSEATLDFTVVSDEFHIWNLHNYPNPATESTYFAFEHNRPGNDLEVIISVYSSTGQIIKTLQKNISSATAKVNTIEWNLTSGSENKLVGGVYFYQVRVRCIADSTTLAQKMIIVR
- the porV gene encoding type IX secretion system outer membrane channel protein PorV, which gives rise to MMQNYSKRFLLAALTACIVGVSEVKSQTNPVTSAVPFLLISPDARAAGMGDVGVATSPDVNATYWNPAKLVFAEKKVGAALSYTPWFRSLPGVNDMWLGYLTGYYQVNKNQAIGIGLQYSNLGNISFTDINGVGIRDFSPREFALAPSFAQKFSKNFSGSITLRLIYSNLSGNIDLSGGAQGKAGVTVGGDIALFYNKDLNISGKDFHWAWGVNLSNLGPKISYSTNNEREFIATNLKFGTALTYNIDPYNKFTLAADINKLMVPTAKGGANARPTGPLISGIFGSFTDAPGGFSEELKEYIWSVGAEYWYNNIFAARAGYFHESKEKGYRQYYTFGLGVRYTVMGLDFAYLAPAQGSQSPLAETMRFTLHFNIGERPADDEEGK